The bacterium sequence TCGTGTTCTCTGCGATGCCCAGCGCATCGAGCTTCACGAGCAGGTCTCCGACCTGGCGATCGTGGTCGACCATCGCGTCCGAATAGAAATCCTGGCCGGAGGTGCCGCGAATGCTCTCCGGAATATGGGTCCGGAAGTGCATCCGGGTCGAGTTGAACCAGACGAAAAAGGGTTTGTCCGCCGCGTGAGCTCGATCGATGAAGCCGAGCGCCGCATCCAGGAACTCCTGGTCCACCGTTTCCATGCGCTTGCGCGTGAGCGGTCCGGTGTCTTCGACTTTCCCGTCCACGAAGGAGCGGATCACGCCACGCGGGCCATACCGTTCGCGGAATCCAGGGCGATCCGGATAGTCTTCGTGTTCCGGCTCCTCCTCCGCATTCAGGTGGTAGAGATTGCCGTAGAACTCATCGAAGCCGTGGTTCGTGGGTAGGAACTCATCCTTGTCGCCGAGGTGATTCTTGCCGAATTGCCCGGTGGCATAGCCGGCGGGTTTCAACAACTCGGCGATCGTCGGGTCCTTGGCCTGGATGCCGAGTTCGGCCCCGGGGACACCGACCTTGGTGAGGCCGGTACGAAAAGGGCTCTGGCCCGTGATGAAGGACGACCGCCCTGCAGTACAGCTCTGATCACCATAGTAATCCGTGAATAGCATGCCTTCGTTGGCGATCCGATCGATATTGGGCGTTCGGTAGCCCATCATGCCGCGGGTATTCACAGATAGGTTGCTGAGCCCGATATCGTCGCCCCAGATCACCAGGATGTTGGGCTTGTCGGCAGCCTGAGCGCCTCCCGATACGAACAGCGCGAACAGCGCGAGCCCGAGGATCCTCTTCATCGTCATCCCTCCAGATGCAAGATCAGCCGGCAGGGTAGTCCAACGCGGACGGGATGTGCTGGCTACGATCCGATGTTGAGGATGGATCCCCGGGATTGGCTCTGCCATGCGGTCCGGGGCCATTCAGCGTATGGCATCCAATCGGTTCGCAAGGCCGCCGTTCGGCTCACGTTCCTACGGTGCGAGAGGCACCTTCTCTGCCAGACCGAACTGCACGGTCGCGTGGAGCTTGTTCTCGAGCTGGTAGTACCGCAGCACCTTCACCTCCGGCAGGACCCGGCGGAAGCGCTCTACGTACGAGTTGCGCAAGCTGGAGCGATCCTTGCCGATGTCGAGCGACTCGGCGAGGAGACCGCGGGCGGTTTCATCGTCGAGAGAACGCCAGGTCTCTGCGTAGATCTGGATCAGCTCGGCCTTGCGCAGGTGGAGTTCGCCGAGATCGTCCTGGAACTCGTCGTAGAGTGGCCAGAAACTCTGCGCCTCTTCCTGGGTCAGGTCCATGGCCGTTGCGATGATGGCTTTCTTCTCGGCTTCGGCAGCCGCCTTGGCGATGACCTGTTGGGTGGTCTGCGCGGCCAGGGGTGTACTCCGCGCAAAGACCAGAAACAGACCGCAGACCATCAGCGCGAACACCCGCATCGCTTTCCTCCTGGGAACCGGGCCAGAAGCGTAGCGCGGCTCGACGGCCTTTATTTCCCGAGCGCCACCCGGGCTGCCGGGCTCGGAGCACGCCGGAGGAGCATCGGATCGCCCCCGAGGCAGGCCGTCCCCACGAGCCGGCCCACCAGGCTGAGAGCTCCGGGTGCCCTCAGTCTGCCGCCTCTGCGATCTCCGCCTCGAGCAGATCGAAATGCTCGTACAGGATTCGCTTCACTTCTGCGATCATCTTCGGGTGTCCCTGCACCGAGTGACCCGAACGCACGACGAGTTCCGATTCCACATCCTCCAGGTGCGCACTCTCGTAGGCCACGACGCCATCATTCAGGTCCCGGAGCGGGCCGTCACCGGTGACCGAGACGATCGAATGGGCGCTCACTCCCCTTGCTTCCTTCAGGGAGCCGAGCGCAACCAGGAACCGGTTGCCCGGCGTCATGTTGTCGAGACTCGTAGGCATCCGGCCAAGGCGAAGGCGCATCCGCAGATCTTCGTTGTTCGTGATCATCTCGGTCACCCGTCGGGAGAGGTCGAGAGGAAGGGTGATGAAGCTGCCAAGCCAGCCGGCAATTCGGCGGCGCGCCTGGTAACTCCCGCCGTGAGGCGTCGAGACGTACACGACCCGGCGCACGAAAGGCAACGCTTCAACGAACATCGCACGCGTCAGGAGTTCGCGTGTCTCATCCGATAGCTCGAGTTCGGAAATGTCTCGATCCGAGACGCCCTCCCAGAAGACACCGTCGGAGTTCACGGCCTGGAGCTTGGTCAGCAGACCACCCTGGCTATGGCCCATCACGAGCATGTGCTGAAGGGCCGGATCCGTACCGCTCGGATCGAGATCGGACACGGTTTCGCGCAACGCCTGCCGGAGCAGGCTTCCCGAATAGAGAATGGGATTGCCGGTGTTGTAGAAGAAAAGCCAGATCTGGATCCGGTCGCCAACGGTGGGATCCCCTTGCAACTCGTTCACGAGTTCCGCCCACCGGCCCGGCGACGACGCGGTTCCATGAACGAGAACGACCGGAACGCGGCCGGGACGGTAGGGATGCTGGAGGACCAACCCATCCTGCCGCTTGTCCTCGAAGGGGGTGAAGTCGCCGCTGAAGAACCCTCCGAATTCGAGGTTCCAGATGGCAGGATTCTCGAGACCAAAGGCCAGGGCCGTCGTCGGCTCGTACTCGAGAGGCACCCGGCGATCACCGATTCGGACCTCTTTCGAGCTGTCCATCACGTAGATCTCGAGCGCCGCGGAGACCTTCCCGGTCATCACGGCAGTCCGGGGTTCCTCGATGCGAAGGAGTGCCGTGATGGGGACCCGCATCTTCGGGCCCACGCGATGACCCGTGGCCTCCCCCTCGGCCCGCTCCACCGCGGCCGCGAGCGGGGCACCGATCCCGACGCGGCGATAGCGATTGCGCAGGCCCCGCACCCGCAGTTCAGCGCTCGGTACGACGTTTCGCATCCGGTAGCCGGACCAACCAAGATGGGCGGGGTCGACCTCGAGAGCGATGTACCCGTAGGGCAGCTCCCAACGATTCTGCACGGAGGAGAAGTCAGCCTCGCTCCTACCCGAAAACCCCAGGGCCAGGCCGCGGTTGTAGAGTTCGGCAGCAAGACGAAGACCAGGGTCGAATGGATTTGGCCTCGCCTGATCCTTCTCGGGGAACAGATAGGCGTAGGCAGCCAGAGCAGCGGCCCTGTACCAGATCGGGTCTCGCGTCGCGTCGCCGTGGGCGAAGCTCAATTCCGCCAGCCCGAGCAACCGTTCGGCCGTATCCGGCCCGCCCAGCCCGACCCGGACCCTCTCGAGCGCTTCTTCGGGCGTGTCTTCGAAGGCTTCGATCAGTGAAAGCCGATCGAGAAGCTGACGGGCGCGAGCGCTCGGCGCCGGGCCGGTGAGGATGGTGCTCGTGAGTTCCCGACGCAGCCTCTGCGGTTCGACCTGGTCCACGCCGACCGGCGTGGCGCAGCCCGCCGAAGAAAGGGCTGCGACCAGAAGAAGGAACCTTGCGGCCATGGTTGCCTACGGTGGCGGAGCCCAAACGCGCTGTCGACCCGAAGGCTGTTCGACGGGGAGAAACCCGTGGGGCGACTGCGGCGTTCGGCGCCAGATACGGGCTCGAGCCAGGGGGCAGCTACAGGGGCCGTTCCGGACAGCCGACGAGAGCCCATGTCCCGCTCGCCGGCCGTCCGTGTCAGTGCCGCGCTCGACATGTTCGAGTTGCTGGAGACATTCGAACCGGGTTCGCGTGCACGGGTCTGGGCACGGGTTCCCGAGCCAACCCGGGAGCTGATCGACTCCCTCTGGCGCACCCAATGGATCCCCCTCGAGCATGACCACTACCTGCCCGAGGCGATCGTCGCCGAGTTTGGAGCCGAGAGGAGCCGCGATCTCTTTCGGCGCGCGGTTCCTTCCATTGTCGAGAAGCCGATGCTCGAGCCCCTGATCTTCGGGATGCTTCGTGTCTTGGGAACGCGCCGGGCACGGATGCTGACCGTCATCCCCAAAGGCTGGGGCCTGGTCTTCCGCGATCTCTGCGAGCCGCGAATGGGTATGTGTCGCGATGACGAAATCGAGGTGATCTTCGACTCGATTGCGCCTGAGGTCCGCGAATACCCGACCTATCTCGACATGTGGGAAGGCGTATGTCTCGGGTTGCTCGATCTCGCGTGCCCGGGTGGCTCATTGGATTTCGAACGGGCGCCGGACCGCTCCCGAGTCATCGCGCGCTTCCGTGGGTAGGGCAAAGCGGTCGGGCCAGGATCCTTCGTCCGCCCTCCATCGGGCTCTCCGGGCACCCGTCTCGAGCGACCAACCGATGTGGATCAGCGCAGGGCTTCCAGCTCCACGCGCCGGTTGCGAGCCCGCCCCGCATCGGTCCCGTTGTCTGCAACGGGGCGACCTTCGCCGTGACCGACTTCGTCCAAACGCGCGGCCGCGATGCCATGGCCGACAAGGTAGTTCGCGACCGCGGCGGCGCGCCGCTCGGACAGGCCCTGGTTGTAGGCATCGGTTCCGATCGAATCCGTGTGCCCTGCAATTCGAACCCGCGTCTCGCGACACTCGCCCAATCGCGAGGCAACCGCGTCGAGGACGGTTCGGCCCGTTGGCAGGATTTCGGACCGGTCGAACTCGAAGTGGACGCCTTCGAACGTCACGGTCTCGTGGCAGGGATCAGCGGCCACCACGGGGGCCGGCATCGGCGCCGGGGCGGGCCCCGGTTCGGCGGAGGGCTCCTCGGCAGGCGTCGCTGCCGTCGTCTCCTCGGCTGCGCGATCCTGGAGCGCGTAGCAGATCCCGTAACCGGCAGCGCCGCCCACCAGGATCCCGAGCGCGCCGTAACCCATGATCGAATCCCCGTCATGACGACGGTCGTTGCTTGCGCCGTAGGCCGCCCCGCCTCCACCGCCAAGGCCGGCACCGATCGCCGCGCAGGTGGCAGGGGGCGGTGTCGATGCACAGCCCGCCGTGAACAGAAGGATCGCAAGAATCAATGCCATCGTTGAACGCATTTCAAATCTCCTGGTTTGGCCATCTGGCGTGTGTCCAATGCCATCGATCGAGGACGGCCATCCGATGTTGATATCAGCAGCGTGCCGAAAGCGCCATTCGCAAAAAAAACCTGAGGGAGGGACAAGCCCATCGACGTGGGTCGAGGGGGATCAGACGAGTTCATCGCCCACCGGGAGGATCTGGCAGCAATGCAGGACCCGGATCCGGGGGAAGGATCGAGATGAGCATGGCTGCCAGCGACCGATCCTGGCGAGGTAGTATCCCGCCATGGCAAAGACCGAGTTTGATGTATGCGTGATCGGCACCGGCGCGGGCGGTGGTGTAATGATCGACCAGCTCACCGCCGCGGGCCTCCAGGTCGTCGCCCTCGAACGCGGCGGCGAGCTCAGCATGGCCGATTTCGACGACGACGAGCTGCGCAACCCGATCCGGGACCAGATCTTCTCCCCCCACCAACTCGAGACCTGGCGACCGGACGAGGCCACGCCCACCCAGACGGGGCGTTTCAGTCAGATCGCGCATTGCGTGGGCGGCACCCTCACCCACTGGGCGGCCTGGTCCTGGCGCTTCCGACCCGACGAATTCCGGGTGCTTCCCGCGGAGGGCCCGGTCGCCGGCGCGAGCCTCGCGGATTGGCCGATCGGCTACGACGAGATGGAGCCCTTCTACGAGAAAGCCGAGTGGGAATTTGGCGTCTCGGGAACAGGCGACGCGAACCCCTTCGCCGGCCCCCGCAAGAAGGGCTTCCCCAACCCCGCGCACCCCGAGCGTGTCACGGGACAGGTGTTCGCGCGGGGCGCGAAGAAACTCGGCTACTCGCCCTTCCCTGTTCCGATGGCGATCAACTCGCGTGCCTATGCCGGGCGCCCGCGCTGCATGTACGGTGGCGCCTGCCGCTCCTACGGCTGCCCCATCCATGCCAAGGGCACGACCTTCTCGATCTCCTTGCCGCGTGCACGAGCGACGGGAAACCTCGACCTCCGACCCGGCGCGATGGTCGTCGGGCTGCCAATGAAGGACGGACGCGTAGTCGGCGCGCGCTACCTGGACGCCGCGGGGACGATCCATGAAGTCCGTGCGCGCCAGGTCATCCTCGCCGCGGGCACCGTGGGAACGCCCCACTTGCTGCTGCTCTCGTCGTCCGGCGAATTTCCCCAGGGCCTCGCGAATGGCTCGGGGCTGGTCGGCAAGAACCTCCAGTTCCATCACCATCCGGGGGCAGTCGGCGTCTTCGACGACGACCTGCGCGCCTACACCGGTTTCGAGACCCACACGGCCATCGACGACTTGCACGCGAGCGACGCGAAGCGCGGTTTCATCCGCGGCGGCGTCGTCGCCGAGCTGAACACCTTCACCCATCGCCTACTCGCTGGTGCTCGAGCCCGCCCTGCGCGGGGCCGAGCGTTCCTGGGGCGCGACGCTCAAACAACGGCTCCGGCAATTCCCGCGAACACTGGTGCTGGCCGGCATCTGCGAGGAGCTGCCGATGGAAGACAACCGGGTCGATCTCGACCCGGTCGTGAAAGACCGCTTCGGCCTGCCCGTCCCGCGCTTCACCAAACGCCAGCATCCGAACGATCTGGCAATGTTCCGCTGGTACGAGAAGAAGCTGGCCGAGATCGTCGAAGCCGCGGGAGGAAAGCAGGTCGCGACGCGCATCCCCGACCTCTCCATCGACGAGAACACCCATCAGAAGGGCAACGCCCACAACCACGGAACATGCCGGATGGGCGATGATCCCTCGAAGTCGGTCGTCGACAAATTTTGCCGCAGCCACGAGGTGCCGAACCTGTGGATCGTGGATGGCAGCGTGATGCCAACCAACGGCGGCTACAACCCGACGCTGACGATCCTGGCCAACGCCTACCGGGTCGCCGACCACCTCCTGGGCGAAGTAAAGAGGCAGAGCCTGTGACGGATTCGCGTCTCTCCCGCCGCCAACTCCTGAAGGACGGAACCCTCCTGGGCGGCGGCCTCTGGCTCGGCAGCCAGATCCCCTTCCCTCGCGCCGCACGAGCGGCCGCTGCGTCGGACGAGCCGGAAGTCTTGACCGCTGACGAGTGGAAGAGCCTCGAGGCGATCACCGCGCGCATCCTGCCGACGGATGATCAGCCCGGGGCGAAGGAGGCGGGCTGCACCAACTTCATCGACAAGGCCTTGTTGCATGAAGAAGCGGCGGCACTTCCTCTCTACCGGACGGGCCTCGCGGAGATCGAGGCCACAGCGGTGACACGCTACGGCAAGGGATTCGCTTCCCTCACGGAGGCGGAGCAAGACGCTCTGCTCGTTGACGTAGAGCAGACCGAGTTCTTCGAGACCGTGCGTGTCCACACCCTGATCGGCTTCCTCGCGGACCCGAAGTACGGCGCCAACCGGGACTTCTCAGGCTGGCGGGTCGCCGGCTACCCGGGGCCGCGGCATCGGCGAGGCGGCTACACACCGGAGCAGGTGACCGGCGCGGCCCCGGTTCGGGCGATCTGGGAAGACGAATAGGACGCGGGCTATTCCACCGGCGCCGGCTCGGCGATGTACGCGGCGTCCACCTCACCCGTCAGGCTGTCGAGGAAGCTGACGATGTCGGCGATCGTCGCCGCGTCGAGCTCACGGTCGAGCTGGTGCCAGGCCATCAGGCGAACGACCTCCGAGAGATCCGTGAGGCTTCCGTCGTGGAACCAGGGGCCGGTCTTCGCGATGTTGCGCAGTGACGGAACCTTGAAGAAGGACTTGTCCGCGGCGTTCCCTGTAACCGACATACGACCGGTGTCCTCGGTCTCGTAGGGATGAACGAGGCCGAGCTTCTGGAACATGGCGCCCCCGAGCGCCGGGCCGGAATGGCAGGTGGTACAGCCGGTCTCGAAGAAGGCCGCCAGGCCGCGCAGCTGCGCCTCGTCCAGGGCGGCGTCATTGCCGGCCAGGAAGGCGTCGAAGGGGCCGGGTGTGAGCAAGCGCCGCTCGAAGGCGCCGATCGCCTTGGCCAGGTTGTCGTAGGTCAGCGCATCGGCCTCGCCCGGAAATGCCGCCGCAAACAGCGGGGCGTAGCCTGCGATCCCGCGCAGCTTCGCGATCACCGCGGCGTCCGACGGCATGGCCATCTCGATCGGGTTCAGGATCGGCCCCTTCGCCTGGGCTTCGACATCGGGCTCCCGCCCATCCCAGAACTGGGTGGCGTGGAGCGCGGCGTTGTACACGGTCGGCGAATTCCGTCCGCCGCGCTGCCCCTCGTGCCCAGGTGACGTGGGCTCGCCGTCCGCGCCAAAGCGATCCAGGGGATGACAGGAGTTGCAGCTGATGTCGTCGGCGAGGGAGAGTCGCTCATCGAAGTAGAGCAACCGGCCGAGTTCGATCTTCGCTTCGGTGACGGAGTTGGCCGGGTTGACCGCCTCTTTCGGAAGCTCGCCGAACGCGATTCCGACTCGTGCCCGCAGGGCCGCCGCGTCCGGATTCGCCGCACCGGTGCTCGCAACCAGGACGATCAATAGTCCACCGATCCAGCTTCCCATCTTCATCTGGCACATCTCGAGATGCCTCCTCTTTCGGCGTGGCGTTCTTTCCGCCTGCGCAGCTTCCACCCGCCCGTGTTCGTGGGGAGTGCCGCTGCAGCTTTGCGAACTTTTTAGGCTACCGCAGCCACGCGAGGAACCATCGAGATCGGGTGCCAAAGAGGCCCGCCGGCAGCGGGTCGAACTTCCACACGATCAGACCCGTCCTACGAGGGCAAGTGGTCGGGGTGGGGGGATTCGAACCCCCGACGCTGACCACCCAAAGATCAGGCTCTGGCCGCTGAGCTACACCCCGACGGGCTGAAAGGATAGCCAACTCGACGTTGGAGTTCGGGTCAGGCCGCGAAGGGGAGAACCAGGGTGACGACGGTGCCTTTGCCCGGCTCGGTCACCACGCGAAGAGCACCGCCACTCTGCTCAGCGATTCCGTAGACGGTGGCCAGGCCGAGGCCGGTGCCTCGCCCGACCTCCTTGGTCGTGAAGAAGGGCTCGAACATTCGCGAGCGGGTCTCCTCGTCCATACCACTGCCATGGTCGGAGACCGAGAGAGCGGCGTAGCGCCCGGGGGCGAGGTCCGGAAATGTTCCGGACGGCCCGTCGGAGACGACAACCTCCTCAGTACTCAGCGTGACCGTCCCGCCTTCGGGCATGGCGTCCCGTGCGTTCACACAGAGATTCACCAGCACCTGTTGGATGTGGTTCGGGTCGGCCATGACGGGCGGGAGAGTCGGGCCGAGGCGTGTCGCCAGTGTCGCCTCGGCACCGAGGGCGCCGCGCAGCACCATCTCGAGGCGTTCGACGGCGGCATTCAGATCGAGGCGCTCGGGTTGTGCGGCCTGGCGACGTGAAAAGGCGAGCAGCTGGCCAACCGTGATTGCGGCGCGCCGCGCCGCATCCTGGATGGTGGCGGCGGCCCCATGAAGCTCGGACTCTCCGTCGAGGGATTCGACGAGTTGCTCCGCGTAGCCCTGGATCACGGTGAGGAGGTTGTTGAACTCATGGGCTGCGCCGCCCGCGAGCCGCCCCACCGCATCCATCTTCTGGGAGTGGCGAAGCTCCTCTTCGAGTTCGTTCTCGCGGGTAACGTCTCGGATGACGCCCACGTAGCTTTCGACGCGTCCGGCTCGGCCGCGCACGGGGGTGATGCTCGCATCTCGAAAATGACACGAACCATCCGCCCAGACGGAGGAATAGCGCCCACGCCACATGCGACCGGTCCCGAGTGATTCCGCGATCTCGACCATCAGATCGTCGTCGCCCTGCCCTTCGGAAAGGATGGTGACATCACTTCCAACCAGCGAATTCCGGCCCATCATCTGCGATGCAGCGTCGTTGGCGTAGAGGATTCGCGCGTTCCTACCGATCACCAGGATTCCCTCTTCCGCCTGGTCGGTTGCCATCGCGAGGCGGTTGAGTTCGGATTGACGGCGTAGCACGCCAAACGCAAGGATCCCGACCAGCCCACATGCCCCGAGCACACCTGCCAGGTTGAGGAAATCAGAGGACGTAACGAGTTGATCGACACGGCTCGGTGTGGGTGCGACAACCAGGACGAGGGGACGATCGAGCAACGCGATCTTCCGCTCCTTCGAGAAAGGCCAGGGCTTCAAACCACGGTCTTCCTCCCCCGTCGGGGCGAATGCAACCAGTCCGTCTTCCTCGACCAGCGCGATCTCGTATTCGCCTTTCAGCTGGTAGGCCACACGGGAGACCTCGACCATCCGATCGATGCGAAAAACCGCATTCACGAACCCGACAACGGCGCCGTCGGTTCCCTTCACCGGCCAATAGCTGGCGAAGCCTCGCCCACCTTGCAGGAAATCCACGATCGCCCGGCTACGTGCAGGAGCACCGGTTTCCGTGGCTCGCCGAATGGCCTCCGACACATCGGGCGCCGGATGATCATGCAGGTTCCGACCCAGCGCGGCCTCGTTGCCCTCGTTGGGCACCGTCGTCCGGATCACCCAATCCGGGCCGAGCCAGTTGAGGGCCTGGAGGCCCGGAAGGCGATCCAGGAAGAGTTGGGCATCGCGCCGAAACACCTCCGGCTTGCCCGCATAGTGATCATTCCAACGCTCGACGAACGGCTGGATCGCGGCGAGGCGCCCATCGGTCCAGCTCATCAGATGGTTGGCCACCTGATCCGCAATCATGCCCGCTTCGCGCTCGAGGGCCTGGCGGCGGTAGCTGCGTACCTCCATTCCGGCGAGCCCCACCAGGAGAAGCAGGACCATCACGATCGCCGACGCGCCCGCCCGGGCAGGCCGTGAGTTCGACGACCACAGCGCCTCACCCGGCACGCCGGAGTTGAGAATCCGCCGCCGGGTGTCGCCCTTCTCGTTAGTGCTCACGAACTTCCATCGACACCCCGCGCAGTCGCCTCAAGCGAGCTGGATCAGGTTGAAGACCTTCTCCTCGAGCCACACGACCAGCTCCCGCAAGGCCTCGGGCCGGATTTCGTGCTGCATCTCATATTCCCGGTAGTGGACATTGACGCCCCGGGCGAGCAGCTTCTCCCGGCTCTCCTGGGCGCGCGCCACCGGGATCATCGGGTCTTCGGTGCCATGGATGAGAAGTGCCGGGAAATTCTCGAGGGCTGGTTGGCTCGGAACCCCCTTCTCCACGTGATCGGGCAGCCAGCTCGAGAGGGCGATCAGACCCGCGAAGCGCTCGGGGTTTCGCAGGACCAGGTCGTAGGCCATGACCCCACCTTGGCTGAAACCCATCACGACGGTCTTGCGCGGATCCATGGGATATCTCTGCGCGGCTTCATCGATGAAACTCTCGACCGCCTTGCTGGCAGCCTCGAACGCCTCGGGATCGATCTCGCGATCCTCGGTGATCGGCCACCAGCCAAAACCCAGCATGCCCTGGCCGATTTCGAAGGCGACCGGACCCTGAGGGCACAGCACCAGGGCTCCCCCGCCATGGAGAACCGGTGCCAACCCGAGCAGGTCATGAGCGTTCGCCCCCCAGCCGTGAAGCATCAGGATCGTGGGAAACGGGCCCTCTCCGGGAGGGACGTGCGCAGCGTACATGAGGTCCATCCGGAGAACCTAGACATTCCCAAGCCAGCCGCCCCCCAGGATGCGGAGCGCCCCTTTTCTGCTACATCCCCGCGTCATGCCCGCCCCTCGTAGCCTGTTCGACAAAGTCTGGGAAACGCACTCGGTCCGGGAGCTTCCGGACGGGCAGACCCAGCTGTTCATCGGCCTGCACCTCGTCCACGAGGTCACCAGCCCGCAGGCGTTCGCCATGCTGAAGGAAATGAAGCTCGGCGTCCGTTACCCCCAGCGCACATTTGCCACCGTCGATCACATCATCCCGACGGATTCGCAGCTGCGGCCCCTCGCCGACGATCTTGCCGAGGAGATGATGGTCGCCCTGGAACGGAATTGCCGCGAGCACGACATCCCCCTCTTCGATTCGGCGAGTGGCCGGCAGGGTGTCGTCCATGTGATCGGGCCCGAACTCGGCCTGACCCAGCCTGCCATGACCGTGGCGTGCGGCGACAGCCATACATCCACCCATGGCGCGTTCGGCGCGATCGCCTTCGGCATCGGCACGAGCCAGGTTCGCGACGTGCTGGCCACCCAATGCCTGGCCATGGAGAAGCCCAAGCTGCGGCGCATCGAAGTGTCGGGGAAGCTAGGCGCGGGCGTCTACGCCAAGGACGTGATTCTCCACATCATCCGGCAGCTCGGCGTCAAGGGCGGCGTCGGATTCGCCTATGAGTACGCCGGGACCGTGATCGAAGCCATGACGATGGAAGAGCGCCTCACGGTCTGCAACATGTCGATCGAAGGCGGCGCGAGGGTCGGCTACATCAACCCGGACGAAGTGGCCTTCGACTATCTTCGCGGCCGCGAGTATGCACCGACC is a genomic window containing:
- a CDS encoding arylsulfatase is translated as MTMKRILGLALFALFVSGGAQAADKPNILVIWGDDIGLSNLSVNTRGMMGYRTPNIDRIANEGMLFTDYYGDQSCTAGRSSFITGQSPFRTGLTKVGVPGAELGIQAKDPTIAELLKPAGYATGQFGKNHLGDKDEFLPTNHGFDEFYGNLYHLNAEEEPEHEDYPDRPGFRERYGPRGVIRSFVDGKVEDTGPLTRKRMETVDQEFLDAALGFIDRAHAADKPFFVWFNSTRMHFRTHIPESIRGTSGQDFYSDAMVDHDRQVGDLLVKLDALGIAENTIVVYSTDNGPHYNTWPDAANSPFRGEKNTNWEGGYRVPGMVRWPGKIAAGSVSNEIISHLDWAPTLIAAAGIPDIKGRLLKGHQAGTKQFRAHLDGYDFLPHLTGKAEKGPRKEFLYFNDDGLLVGTRVGDWKLVFAEQRARRFDVWREPFVFLRIPKIFHLRRDPYEKADTDSNSYNEWWTDRVPRIFEAQDVVVRFLGSLRQFPPSQRPASFTIDQIFGDVMRQLAQ
- a CDS encoding alpha/beta fold hydrolase, which encodes MAARFLLLVAALSSAGCATPVGVDQVEPQRLRRELTSTILTGPAPSARARQLLDRLSLIEAFEDTPEEALERVRVGLGGPDTAERLLGLAELSFAHGDATRDPIWYRAAALAAYAYLFPEKDQARPNPFDPGLRLAAELYNRGLALGFSGRSEADFSSVQNRWELPYGYIALEVDPAHLGWSGYRMRNVVPSAELRVRGLRNRYRRVGIGAPLAAAVERAEGEATGHRVGPKMRVPITALLRIEEPRTAVMTGKVSAALEIYVMDSSKEVRIGDRRVPLEYEPTTALAFGLENPAIWNLEFGGFFSGDFTPFEDKRQDGLVLQHPYRPGRVPVVLVHGTASSPGRWAELVNELQGDPTVGDRIQIWLFFYNTGNPILYSGSLLRQALRETVSDLDPSGTDPALQHMLVMGHSQGGLLTKLQAVNSDGVFWEGVSDRDISELELSDETRELLTRAMFVEALPFVRRVVYVSTPHGGSYQARRRIAGWLGSFITLPLDLSRRVTEMITNNEDLRMRLRLGRMPTSLDNMTPGNRFLVALGSLKEARGVSAHSIVSVTGDGPLRDLNDGVVAYESAHLEDVESELVVRSGHSVQGHPKMIAEVKRILYEHFDLLEAEIAEAAD
- a CDS encoding OmpA family protein; translated protein: MRSTMALILAILLFTAGCASTPPPATCAAIGAGLGGGGGAAYGASNDRRHDGDSIMGYGALGILVGGAAGYGICYALQDRAAEETTAATPAEEPSAEPGPAPAPMPAPVVAADPCHETVTFEGVHFEFDRSEILPTGRTVLDAVASRLGECRETRVRIAGHTDSIGTDAYNQGLSERRAAAVANYLVGHGIAAARLDEVGHGEGRPVADNGTDAGRARNRRVELEALR
- a CDS encoding gluconate 2-dehydrogenase subunit 3 family protein — encoded protein: MTDSRLSRRQLLKDGTLLGGGLWLGSQIPFPRAARAAAASDEPEVLTADEWKSLEAITARILPTDDQPGAKEAGCTNFIDKALLHEEAAALPLYRTGLAEIEATAVTRYGKGFASLTEAEQDALLVDVEQTEFFETVRVHTLIGFLADPKYGANRDFSGWRVAGYPGPRHRRGGYTPEQVTGAAPVRAIWEDE
- a CDS encoding c-type cytochrome; this encodes MKMGSWIGGLLIVLVASTGAANPDAAALRARVGIAFGELPKEAVNPANSVTEAKIELGRLLYFDERLSLADDISCNSCHPLDRFGADGEPTSPGHEGQRGGRNSPTVYNAALHATQFWDGREPDVEAQAKGPILNPIEMAMPSDAAVIAKLRGIAGYAPLFAAAFPGEADALTYDNLAKAIGAFERRLLTPGPFDAFLAGNDAALDEAQLRGLAAFFETGCTTCHSGPALGGAMFQKLGLVHPYETEDTGRMSVTGNAADKSFFKVPSLRNIAKTGPWFHDGSLTDLSEVVRLMAWHQLDRELDAATIADIVSFLDSLTGEVDAAYIAEPAPVE
- a CDS encoding PAS domain S-box protein; the protein is MSTNEKGDTRRRILNSGVPGEALWSSNSRPARAGASAIVMVLLLLVGLAGMEVRSYRRQALEREAGMIADQVANHLMSWTDGRLAAIQPFVERWNDHYAGKPEVFRRDAQLFLDRLPGLQALNWLGPDWVIRTTVPNEGNEAALGRNLHDHPAPDVSEAIRRATETGAPARSRAIVDFLQGGRGFASYWPVKGTDGAVVGFVNAVFRIDRMVEVSRVAYQLKGEYEIALVEEDGLVAFAPTGEEDRGLKPWPFSKERKIALLDRPLVLVVAPTPSRVDQLVTSSDFLNLAGVLGACGLVGILAFGVLRRQSELNRLAMATDQAEEGILVIGRNARILYANDAASQMMGRNSLVGSDVTILSEGQGDDDLMVEIAESLGTGRMWRGRYSSVWADGSCHFRDASITPVRGRAGRVESYVGVIRDVTRENELEEELRHSQKMDAVGRLAGGAAHEFNNLLTVIQGYAEQLVESLDGESELHGAAATIQDAARRAAITVGQLLAFSRRQAAQPERLDLNAAVERLEMVLRGALGAEATLATRLGPTLPPVMADPNHIQQVLVNLCVNARDAMPEGGTVTLSTEEVVVSDGPSGTFPDLAPGRYAALSVSDHGSGMDEETRSRMFEPFFTTKEVGRGTGLGLATVYGIAEQSGGALRVVTEPGKGTVVTLVLPFAA
- the leuC gene encoding 3-isopropylmalate dehydratase large subunit; this encodes MPAPRSLFDKVWETHSVRELPDGQTQLFIGLHLVHEVTSPQAFAMLKEMKLGVRYPQRTFATVDHIIPTDSQLRPLADDLAEEMMVALERNCREHDIPLFDSASGRQGVVHVIGPELGLTQPAMTVACGDSHTSTHGAFGAIAFGIGTSQVRDVLATQCLAMEKPKLRRIEVSGKLGAGVYAKDVILHIIRQLGVKGGVGFAYEYAGTVIEAMTMEERLTVCNMSIEGGARVGYINPDEVAFDYLRGREYAPTGETWGAAEQWWRSMASEPGAPCDDLISLAGEDIPPTVTWGIHPGQSAGADEPIPNLSDVPDADRTAFAEALEFMGFRPGQPIAGTKIDVAFIGSCTNGRISDLREAARVAKTGKVADGVRTLIVPGSQAVAREAEAEGLDQVFRAAGFDWREPGCSMCLAMNPDKLQGREVSASSSNRNFKGRQGSPTGRTLLMSPAMVAAAALKGEVVDVREVL